GACCCGGCTGCGCCGGCTGGCGCAGCCCCTGGTACGCCAGGTGCTCTTGCTGCGGGGCGATGCAGCCCGCCGCGTAGACGCGGGCGTAACCACCACTGCCCGCACCAGCAAAACCGTTACCCTAGCACTCAAACCGGGGCTTCGGCCGGGGGCCTATGTGGTGATGTGGAAGAACCTGGGGGTAGACGGCCACACCGAGACCGATTTCTTCGTATTCGTTTACAAGCCCTAAGCTTTGGGTGAAACAGCATCCGGTGGGGCCTTATGCGGGTTTGCAAAGAGCCCGTGCCCCTTAGCTTGACCGAGTTAGACCCGGTTGTGACCATGTCCCACGAACACGACAACACCCAGTCCGTTTTGCGGGCCACCCTTTACCTGGGGGTCTTCCTGCTGTTGGGCGCGGGGGTGTTCGCCCGCTATGTGGGGCTCGAGGCCGCCAGAGCCCAGCCCTGGCGACTGTGGTATTTGATATCGGGGGGCTTCTTGCTGGCGCTGGGGGCCACGCTGTACGGGGTG
This genomic stretch from Meiothermus sp. harbors:
- a CDS encoding copper resistance CopC family protein, translating into MRKAFFICLVLLGLALAHAEYRSSTPAAGASVKAAPQTVVINFSEAVEVRLSTFKVYPLGAPPEAWGSSTRLRRLAQPLVRQVLLLRGDAARRVDAGVTTTARTSKTVTLALKPGLRPGAYVVMWKNLGVDGHTETDFFVFVYKP